In a single window of the Bacteroidales bacterium genome:
- a CDS encoding HypC/HybG/HupF family hydrogenase formation chaperone, protein AGNEYTAGLQMLEDVNVGDYVLLHAGFAIQKISEKEAEETLQLFREMGELD, encoded by the coding sequence CGCCGGCAATGAATATACGGCAGGATTACAGATGTTGGAGGATGTCAATGTTGGAGACTATGTATTGTTGCATGCGGGATTTGCCATTCAGAAGATCAGCGAAAAGGAAGCTGAAGAGACACTGCAATTGTTTCGGGAGATGGGAGAGCTGGATTGA